TGATTTTAAACACAACTATTACAATTTAAGAAAGAAAAATTGGGTATCATATGGAAAGTAGAACTGTCACATCTGATGAATCTTTGCCTGACTACATTAAAAGAAAGTTAAAGCAAACAGCTACTGACTGTTGCTAAATGTTCAGAAATAATCCAGCTTTAACACGCAtcctgtaaataaacgagtcagGCAATTCTACCATCGTTGTGGGCTGTAATCAATGGCATGATGACACTCAAGTTACCTGAGCTGACCACCCAGCCATTTGGTCACTTAATACAAACATCATGGATCTTTGATGCTTACCTGGAATTCTATCAAGGGGAAAAGATAAAAGTTCACTAACCTTAAACATCCCTTGGGGTTTCAACTTCTTGTAGCCTGACAATGCCTTGTCAGCATTTGTGATTGTCCGTTGATACAATGCTATGGCCTCAGTCCATTTCTTGGCAGCAGAGTAGGACTGAGCAATGTAAAATGATCTGAAAGGAAAGTGCAATAAGAATACAACACGATGCTGTCATATATCATGGCAATATAAGCCATTAGATAATTCTAAACAGTATCTCACAGATATTGCAGTACAGTTGAGCATAACAAGGAACTAAATTGATGCAGGTCTCTAGTAATGCTAAGGATTAGCACTTTCAGTAGTGAgtccaacaaacaaaaccatccCAACTTGGATGAAGCTTGGATCAAACTATTACAGAGAATCCTCACAGGTAAGGGGGACAACTCTGCATTGAAAGTCAATGAGCAGCTTACACGTTACAGGGACCTTTTAGTTCACTTACCTAAATGCTTTAAAACCTGTTACTCTGGTTGTTATCTCCTCAAACAATGAAGGACTTTCTTCTAACCCATGAAGATTGGGTATATCATTTAAATTCTGAAAAGGAAACAAAGATTTCCCATCATTAGATAAGTGAAATTGTATGAGTGTGTTGATGGTAACTCTGCTTGTATAAATACCAGTTGTGTCGCTGCGAGTCACATGAGGGAATGAATGagtttttagttttatgccgcttttattTATTCTGGCAATTTCACACTaatggacactagaaatgggctttgaacccaggtctttggtgtaacAAACGAActttttaaccacaaggctatcccaccaccctaacacatgagtgagtgagcgagtttagttttacgccacactcagcaatattccagctatatggcggcggtcggtaaataatcgagtctggaccagacaatccagtgatcaacaacatgagcatcgatttgtgcaactgggaactgatgacatgtgtcaaccaagtcagcaagtgaccacccaatcccgttagtcgcctcttatggcaagaatggggttgctgaaggcctattcttccccgggaccttcacgagtccctAACACATGAGAGGATAACCTGAAATGATGTTGGGTGCAAATGTTTGCCACCTTGATTAGCGCGAGAATGAAGTTCAACACCACTTaatgaacaccagaaattggcctGACACCATGTACCCATCTTGGGAataaacccaggtcttcaaccTACAGCATCACCCGAACCATACTGCTGAACCCCATGAACATGGTGCAGACAAACGAAAAATAAACGTGGTGAGCCCATCCACAGACATCTGACTGAACATCACTACAGAGCAAATAACATCCCCTGATGACCGAACTTCTGATTAATCAACAGTTGACCAGAACTAACCATCATACAGAACCCACTAAGAATTCAGTGCATATGTCACCTTACCTGAATAATGATGTCGTATAGTCTAACAAGGTCCTGGGGCTTAGTGATCTTCCTGCCCTCCTCTGCCACCCTTCCTGGCAGGTAGTTCTTGAGGTTGTCTATCAGCAACAGGTTTCTCTCCACGGTCTTGGTGAGCCGCAGGTAAGTCAAGTATGAGTGCAGATAGTGCTGGTTGGAGATCCTCCCTTCTATTGGCTGGCCACGAGTCGCAGCTTTAAACACCTACATGAACATCACGGAACTGTTCAGCTACAGTTTATTATAATTTTACAAATCTACCTTAAAAACAAAGGCCAACCAGGAGGGAGAGAGTGGGTGTGAAACCATATTTAACAGTTTTAATACTTTTGATCAGTGAAACAGACAAACCACTACATCCCTGGGTATTATTTTCAGGATTTCAGTAACATTTACATGAACCAGGTtgtaatatagaaactattGTTGGAACGAATGCAGAACATTCCACTAGGAACCAATGACAATATTTTCATATCCGAACCATTTTATGAGTCATTAATGGACTGAATTCAAAAATCACTGTCATTATCGAAAATGCAAGATGCATTTGTGCATGACGATCCCCCAATAACATAGGTGACCAAAATATGCACATATCTTGACCCCAGCCAAGAATGTATGGATGGGGAACCACGTGTGCCCTGTGCAAAATAAACAAGCTTTACCTGATCATCTTGAAGAGCATCTCGCAGAGCCTGCTGGGCATCAATGCACTCCTTCAACAAGGACTCATAAATGGACACTTTTGTCTCATTATTCTCTGCTGACTCAAGCTCCTTGGAGCTCTCCTGCAGGTTGAGGAGGAAAACCCTCACAGACTCGATTTTCACAGGCACAGTCCGCCCCTGCCACGTTATCTCTGACAATGTGGCTGCCTGCTTTTCTCTGGTCTGAGACAGAAGATCCTGTAGGAGAAAGACATTCACTTATGATACAATATGTGTACAAATACACACCTTAGCTATGTTTCACACATGAAATCATCTTCTATTACAAGAAAGCTACGCAAAGGAGACTTGTTTCATTCCAGTCAGCAGACTTCACACCAACATCTAGGTTGCAGGAAGATGGAATCAAGCAGACCTGAGCTAAAGAGTGAGTTAGCAAGTTTAGTTctgtgccgcttttagcaatattccagcattatcacagtgAGTGGCACcaaaaatgtgtttcacacattgtacccatgggagCTATCGAACATGGGTGTTTGGGGCGACAAGCAAATACTTCTAACAACTAGGCCATCCCATTGCCTCAAGATCAGTAGCATCAATCAACAAAACAATCAGCATATTGTACATTGTACCTTTGTGGAAAGGAACCTACGTCCTCACCACAAGGCCACCACACCATTCCCTgactgaatatggttttatgtcacttttagcaatatatgatgaaaaacatcactggggacaccagtaatggacttaacacattgtacctatgtgaggaatATAACCCAGCTCTTCGGCATGGTGAGAAAACACTTTCACCAGTAAGCTATTCAATTTCAACCACCCCCAGAGCTCAAAACCATCACTACATAATACATACAGAGGTACAATTACTCACACAATCACCACATTGCCGACTTATTTCGAGCGAGACATGACAATCATAGGAACAGGAGTGTCACTATGCCACTCAGATGGACTAAGAAATTGTTACTAACATCCAATTTTGATGTGAGTTGGTCCTCTCCTGACTTAAGCCTCATGTTCTGGAGGTCCCGTATAGCGGACTCATCCCCGATGTTGTAGGCACAGTAGCGTATATTGGGGGAGATCTCCTCCACACGTGACTGGTACAACACCTGCAGGTCCTCTGTCAGAGCGCCAGACAGCTTCTCATAGATCGTCCTGAAAGCAACAACAGTATCAAATTTGTATTCATTTTTCAGTTGTTATGCAACCAATAGACTGGTttgttaacactgcactcagctaATACTTTATCTATATGgaagcaatctgtaaataatcaagaccaGAACAgagccaatccagtgatgaacagcaggAGTATCGATcaacacaattgggatatgatgacatgtgtcaaccgagtcacagagtctgagcacccgatcccgttagttgcctcttatgacaagcacaggttaAGGAAAACCCATGCTAACCTGATAGTCATGGATCTAATGGAATGGagacaaaattgaaacaaacaatGTAAAACTTCACAACATTTCCCTTACTTTGCACTTGTGAACTGTTCCATAGCATTCTCCCAACTGGAGGATTCAAAGTACAGCGAACCTTTGATCCATGCACTGTAGGcctgaaaataacacaaatttCAAAGTATGATCTAACGTTTTGATTCACTTGTAATACTGCATGTCATGGAATAAGGGAAATGTTAAGATATGCTTCATGAAGATGACACAGCTTAAAAAAATTGAAAGGGGAAAGAAAAACAACTGACAACCTGTTTCACAGTTGATAACAAAACTCCATTGATTGCGTGCTTAGATGTGATTATTCGCCTCATATAGACAACAAAACTGACTGCAGAGTCAAACTGCATGCATTTCAGTTCAAACATACAGCTAGACACAAGTAGTGAGCAAGCAGGCGagtttcgttttgtttgttgttgaaagcCTGACAAACTAATATTCAAattatatggcagaggtctgtaccTAAactagtctggatcagacaacccagtgatcaacagcatgggcatcatcGCAATTTAGGCATTAAAactgtgtcaactaagtcagtgagcatgaccacccaatcccattagtcgctccTTACAAAGGTCACAGGTCACAGGTCACAGACACATCACTGATTTTGAAAATCCACAGGTGAGGAGCCAACAAATGTGACACTGATAATACAGAGAGAAATGGCATTGATTTTATCAACAATCATAGATTAGTCatccaaagggacacaactcttgtCCTAGACATGCAACACCGCAACGTCTCCAGTAAAACACTGCTAAGTGTATATCACTAACCTGACATTCCAACTTAGTCCTAGCATCACACTTGGGGCTTTCACTGAGGGCATTCAGTTCATCTGCATGCTGCACAGACTTCTTGAGGCGCGACATTAAATGGAACCGTTTCCTTGGCTCCGTGTTGGCCTCTGACTGAAGCTGCATGGCAAATGCCCACGCCCTCTCAGCAGAGAATAGTGGCAACTGAAgatatctgaaacaaacatttagAGTAAAATTATACAGGTACGGTTCAACATTAATAACCACATAAGTGGCAAACCACTAGGAAATCTCTCTAGTCTGTAATCTTAAAGTTACAGTAAATGTGAGAGCGTAGTTTTAAGCCAATATTTCCTGCAATATAACAAAGAgcaacaccagaaaagggctccACACATAGCACCTATGTGCTGAATTGAACATGGACGATTGTTGTGACAAACGAACACTTAAACAACCTGCCCACCCCCTCAAGCTACTAGTCTTGGACAATGTAGGCACATGATAATTAATATCTGATACGAAACCGTTCAGACCCAAACACAACGCTTAAAAATGTAACAGTCAAAATGGGTTCACATTATGCATGATACCTTGGATCTGTCAGCATTTCCACAGTGATTTTCTTTGGTTGAACTCTGTGTTTACCACCCTGTGGAAAGTGTAGAGACTTGCGTATTCTCCGGATTCTCCTTGAACAGTAACTCCTGTAAACACACACAATGAGACATGAACATGTCACAGCCAAGAGGTTCTCCATGCTGACCTGCATCAGTACCAAATTCAGTTCACCATGTGCTCCTGCTTTATCACTGTTGTGGCATTATTGCATCTTCCAATGCCAATTGAGTGGGTTAGTTTATTTTTACACAGCatctagaaatattccagcaatatgacggctagggagaccagaaaagggcttcacatataCTATGATACAGTACTCATGTCgtgaatcgaaccctgatcttcagtGACATGACTAtatgctttaaccaataggttaGGACACCGTCCCAGTTCTCGTTCTACAGTTCTTGTGCTGACGTGGTTTGTGAAATAAGGATATGAACATCTGTTCCAAGCTCATCATTTGATGAGGAAAGTCTCCATCATTTAGGGATGAAACGACACAGAAAGGTAATGATCTAATACATAATTGTGATCCATAACACTCACAGCCCCTACTAAATGAGAAAGAACACAATTCTTCAAATCAGTCTGAATAATGGTGACAAAACAAAAGATCCTGTAACTTCAAAAACCACGAGCAAGAGACAGAAAAACGGTTCCAAATAAATTGTAATATCAACAAAAGAATGTATCACAATCAAGCCATCCATGGATTAAGTTACTTGTTACTCGTTACTCATGAAAAAGAAAATGCTGCCGCTGCTGTTATCCTGGTTATCCTCACCTGTATCTCTGGTAGTCACCGTGTCTGAGGCCATGCTGCTGCTGGGCCTCTTTGATTAACTGGAGAACTGGAAAGAAATACTTACTAATAAATAGTCATCACACTTAAGAAAACACCACATCTAAACACATCTGACTTTGGGTGAAGAAAAATGAGGACTAACATATTGTTCAAGACTATTTATCACTTAGTGACATGCAGATTATCAGACTGATAGGAAACAATgtaacattataaacatatcaattacagGAACTGAGTTTGTGTTGGAATTATCTGGAACAACTCACAGGCCAAAATTTGGCCCCATCTCTTCAAAAAAATTCCAaatgaatgaatatgtttttatgctgcctttagcaatattcaagcaacaccactagcctagtggttaaagtgtgcCTCAACCtctcaaaatatattaaaaacgcacacacaaaaaaacacttGGACAATATCAGTTTTTCAGTCTGCCAGCCAAAagcactttgagtgagtgagtgactttggttttatgccgcttttagcaatattccagcgatatcacagcgggggacaccagaaaataggcctcacacattgtacccatgtggggaatcgaacgctttaaccactaggctacaccaccgccctaACTTTGTTTGAAATCCCAGCAGAAAATGTTCAAGTGTAACATGTCTGTGCTGGGAGTCTGTAAATACACATGGCTAGAAAAACATCATCTACCATGACAAAATATGTCTTACAACATGTCAATTAAATGCTTATGATTCAGACATTGCATTATGATCAAAACTGTTCTTTTCATTGCATGAGATGTTATCCTAAACACTTGCATTTTATAACTGCACACAGAAGACATTCCGAATGTTTACATAATGGCTAGAATATCACTGAATATGGTGTTACTGTTAAACAACAGGCAAaccaaagaagaagaagacagtATTGTAGATATGGACAGTAAGAAACAGTATTGCAGATATTGACAATAAAGAATACATATTACATAAGGTTTAATATTTGTAGGTAATGCATGGGCCCTGAACACCACCTTACCATTAAGCGAACATATTCTATATACAAACTGAGAATTATTTGTCATGTGCAACAACATATGGACGAGAAACTTTTAACTTTAAGTTGTTGTCGCTTCTACACATCCTCAATGCGGGCAAAGTAATTATCCGTGGTCACTGCATGCATTTGGCTGTACTTACAACACAGCATGCACAAGAACTGTATATACGTAGATGAGTATTAACTATCCAAATCCAGATGTTCGTGTTGGCAAAAATTAGTCACATGTTCGAACATATTGGTCTCATTCCGTTGAGAATAAGGGCACGCTTTTACACTCAGAAAGAAgatatttcaaaggaaatatcTCGTGTGGATTACTATACCTTCTACCGTAAATGACTGGGGTATTGCCTGATTTGAAGTCGTCTGTTCGCCAGACATTTCATTTTCTTGGCCCACGCTTTCCCCTTCGCCCGCCATCTTGTTTTCTGACACGACTAATGATGCCGCGCCCCCTACCGGAAATGTATACTCGGGACATAACTCTCAATGCCAGATGCTCATTCGATGATCAGGCAAAAAGATATAATGCCAACACATATCAAAGACTATTGTGTGCTAAGGGACAATGTATTTAGAACGTGAAATAAACGCTAACAGACaaaaaaatagttttgtttGAAATCAGAATTTAGATATTATATGTTATGGTATCTGAGCATTTGTGCTAtttaacatgtatatttcatgtctccttgtcaaaatgtatttaaaaatcaaaacaaacaaaacaacccatCAGGAATAATGTGGTAAACTTTCAGTTCACACGTGTAACGCACACGCCTTGTACACCCCATTTCTCCACACCTCACCGTTAAActacaaccaaccaaccaacctatcAATCGATCAAGCAATCACAAAAGAAAGAAGCACAATGTAATCATAGTTCTCCTTCATCATATAGTTTAAATCGTTGTAAAGAAAGACTTGAATCGAGCTGGAAACTAATTCCGACCAGGAAAATGATGACAAACAAAGGCACATACCAATGTAACACAGTCAAGATCCTGGTTGCCCATCTTTTCCCCAAACaaacatatatagtctggttcataattattgagaatttttcttcttactttgaactatcctaacacctcaactgattcactgatacttaaaactaagtaatggtataagggaggtaactcatcttggcctactgagtatagtacaattagagttacctcccctgaatttgtagcagacgtcattttcctcagcactgtcaacaatgtctgctgaagataaaagaaggttgatttttgagttgtgtaatcaaggaatagatgatgtaaatacattggcagagagaacaggaactcctctttctactgtgtataggattaggagaaattttaaagagggaaaggattttgggcaccagaaaggagcagggagacccagaaaattggacttctcagatcgcgtccggctgggaattttagcgtctaaaaagcaaagggcaagcatctccaacatcaggtatgaaatgatagaaaggggatcaacagttgtatcaaaatctacagttagaagaaatttgattgatcttggatgggagaaaaagactggaattccttctcctctcatgaaacaagaacataaagacaggcgtgttgagtggtgtttggcacatgaaaactttgactgggaaaatgtgatttttactgatgaaagctcaatatgggtatatcccaataatgtgaaaatatggacaaagtctgcgtcagaaccgttgtatcgacgacctaaatacagcccaaagtttcatgtatggggagggatatccttattaggaacgatcccgctgtgtgtgtttgagggaaatccgacaagtcaacgctacactaacatattagataattttctccttccaagtgcacatgtgttttatggaaatgactggattttgcagcaagataatgatcctaaacacaccgcaaaacatgccaagcagtggtttcaggagaaacatgtgactgcattaccatttcctgcgtatagtcctgacttaaatcccattgagaacatttgggggatgatgaaagaatgtgtgaatcaaaaggggttgacaaaaattgaagacatgaagagagaagtggtccgatactgggacagcataactcacgagacactaacctctctgataggaagtatgcctacccgtcttagactgtgccgtgaagctcaaggagacttgataaaatattaaattgttgcctacacaacatgaaaaggtcagttcactttcacaatacattcaattttatctgatttgttctcgtttgataatatgaaatgctttagctattctcaataattttgaaccatactgtacagtgATACAAGACATGAAACAGGAAGATGTTCCCCTAAATACGCGGTTTCAGCTATTTGCGGAATCCAGTATTTTCCCCCGAGTTTGACATGACACAATTGTATGGatggtcaacttctttattttaacaATGGCAACGTTTCGGTATAGGTTTATACCGTTTCCAAGCATGTCTCTCTACCTGTAACTGCcagaatgccactcaaagaaaccATTTCCCAGAGGAAGCACATGGAAACTCAACAAGTGTCACGTCTGCCTAGGTCACTTCCTGtagatgagtgagtaagttgcgttttacgccgcactcagcaatatatggAAGCAGTCTGTAGTGTgcgagttgtgttttacgccacactcagcaatgttccagctagatggatgcagtctgtaaataatcgagtctgaaccaaacaattcagtgatcaacaacatgagcatcgatctgcacaatttggaaccgatgacgtgtgtcaaccaagtcagcgagtgaccacccgatcccgttagtcgcctcttacgataagcacagTCGCCTTCTTCCACGGAATCTTGACGGGTCTCCGGTAGATAATCGTCTGGGTGGGCAAGTCCTCGACACATCTCTGAAAAGTACATTAGTGAAGAAATTCACAAATTAATGGCACATATATTGAAAGTAATTTTCTCTCTTTCAAGTTTCATCTTTTTTCTTCGGAATGATTCCTGTGTATTGTATTGTGAATTTCTAAATTTTTTAATTGCgattgaaaaagaaaacagagatATATCTGAGTCTATCAATGTttatatgataataatgaatgttttgagagtgcgtCACCACTATAGTTGTTTGTACTGCAATTGCTCTtaaaagatgattggtgtatgacgtGAAATTTGCACACCCCcacttttcattttcaaacaagaagaggaagaaaaacaaaaacagaaacaaacactgacgcaagatgattgtcaaaattgatggtctacagtgatttatcgaccttcttCATGagccccgtgaaggtcacggggtagaacagaccttcagcaacccatgcttgccataaaaggcgactatgcttgtcgtaagaggcgactaacgggatcgggtgatcaggctcgctgacttggttgacacatctcatcggttcccaattgcgcagatcgatgctcatgttgttgatcactggattgtctggtccagactcgattatttgcaaaccgccgccatatagccggaatattgctgagtgcggcgtaaaactaaactcactcactcactctgcttcacgaatgacaccccatgggatactgcgttgtgcacgtgcatcccATACGTTGTGTTTAAGGGTGGTGATAAAGATACATGTTGGTGCGTTTATAAGATGTCtatctttgaaaagtttgtCAACGCTTATACTTCCTATCGAAATCGAAACTTTatgttcccctacttttttaagagtatatattgtatgtatgcGTAAATGCGAGCATCTACGTATTAAGGTTCATGGGTGCGTCTTGATCTGCGTACATATCTGtatgtttcagggtctgtgtgcgtgcgtactTGCGAGTGTGTTGTCAAAGACCCTTCGTACCCTGTTGTATTGCCACAGATAGACTCATCTTCAACATAAATTGCAAAGTTATTAGTAAGGCGACCCAGATTAGAGACGTGTACCAGTGTCTGCTTAGTGGTGACTACAATATGGAGCCTGATGGCTAGCGGGTGCATACTTACATTGAGATGCCGAGAGAAGTATGGGTAATACAAGGAAGATATTCCCAAAAGTTACAACGAGTGTGACAACTGACATAATGTGTCTTTAAAAGTCGGTAAAACGTTAACAATACGATTTATTCAGAAATTGCGTGTTTCACTATTGCGGAGCCCCACAGCGATCTTCATGTGGGACCTCATTGACAGCAACCCAATACTCTTCACAAACGCCATCAAGAGGTCGCACGCATGACCGCCCGTGCTTGAATATATAGGTTTACAAAGAAGACAAGGGCTTGCATCAGCTGTACACAATTACCTTCCCCGTTCAATCTCAGATGCTCAACGTCTGTGTTGCGAAGTGGGACAATCAGTAGTAGATTTTGAAGGGTAGTGGATTTTTTACAGTCAGGTGAGATCACGCTCTATAGTTTGCTGTCACGAACATACATTTTACCTGATCCTGCCACGGTTAGGGGCGGGTCATTTACTTTTAGGGGTGGTGGGACGGGAGACATGGGTCATGGAAAATGTGACATGTATTCGCGGAAGCATGATCACATGTTACCCAAAATGGAGACGGCAAACTTATATTACACAGTTGTTTGTCGGCAGTGAACACACTGGTATTCATACAGCTTGAGGtatatcgacccgtgaaggtcacggggtagaatagtccttccgcaacccatgcttgccataaaagacgactatgcttgccgtaagaggcgactaacgggattgggtggttaggctcgctgacttggttgacacgtcatcggttccaaattgtgcagattgatgttcatgttgttgatcactggattgtctggtccagactcgattatttacaaaccgccgccatatagctggaatattgctgagtgcgccgtaaaactaaacccactcacttgaAGTATGTCAGTGTATTCACATACTGCAACTTCCTCTGTGCGTTCTTCCTTGAACTAAAGTAAGTACTCGAGTCTAATATATAGTCTAATAATGTCCCCACCCCTGGCCCAACTTCCCCGAGCTGTTATTATAGTGTTTTACAGAAATTATCACGGGCATGTTTGAATGACTATatgtttgtctgtgtatgtggGTTAACATGGCATGCGGCAGCATTGCA
The nucleotide sequence above comes from Haliotis asinina isolate JCU_RB_2024 chromosome 5, JCU_Hal_asi_v2, whole genome shotgun sequence. Encoded proteins:
- the LOC137283619 gene encoding signal recognition particle subunit SRP68-like, with product MAGEGESVGQENEMSGEQTTSNQAIPQSFTVEVLQLIKEAQQQHGLRHGDYQRYRSYCSRRIRRIRKSLHFPQGGKHRVQPKKITVEMLTDPRYLQLPLFSAERAWAFAMQLQSEANTEPRKRFHLMSRLKKSVQHADELNALSESPKCDARTKLECQAYSAWIKGSLYFESSSWENAMEQFTSAKTIYEKLSGALTEDLQVLYQSRVEEISPNIRYCAYNIGDESAIRDLQNMRLKSGEDQLTSKLDDLLSQTREKQAATLSEITWQGRTVPVKIESVRVFLLNLQESSKELESAENNETKVSIYESLLKECIDAQQALRDALQDDQVFKAATRGQPIEGRISNQHYLHSYLTYLRLTKTVERNLLLIDNLKNYLPGRVAEEGRKITKPQDLVRLYDIIIQNLNDIPNLHGLEESPSLFEEITTRVTGFKAFRSFYIAQSYSAAKKWTEAIALYQRTITNADKALSGYKKLKPQGMFKDEVASLNELVKDVNGLMYSCHASSILKTDDTTDSLGVLPSSDKRPLKDRLDTFAEDRSLTSKKPNITSFPPDFKPIPCRPLFFDLALNHVEFPSLEEKMEQKKAAGGITGFVKGWLWGGGKK